GGGGCTTCAGCAGCCGGAGCCGAAGCTTCAGCAGCCGGAGCGGTGGCAGCCGGAGCAGCCGTGTCAGCGGCCGGAGCGGCGGCTTCTTCCTTCTTGCCGCAAGCAGCGAGAGCAACAGCGGCCAGCAGCGATGCGATCAGGAGAGACTTCTTCATTGTTCGTCCTTTAACTTGTAATAACGAAAAACAGGCGATGAATAATTACCGGTAATTATCGCTCTTGAACTGCAAAATTAGGCCCTCCCGGGTGCCGACATATGCAGTGGTCCACAGTACTAGCCAGCCGACGATTATATCCGCGTTTTCCCGGCTTGTGTAGCGCCGAAATTTGCTGATTCGCAATGTTACGCATTATTACAGCCGCGGCCCCAATTGCAACCATCCCTCCAGGGTCCAGTGATGGAATGTTTCCATCAGATCGGGCAGATCGGCACAGGTCTCGACTTCCTGGGCACTGAGCTGCCGATTATCGGCCAACTTCTTCAGCCACGGCATCAATTCGGCCGGCGGCTCGTAGGCTTCTCCATTCAGGAAGAAATTGGCCCGGTCGTAAAGCGCAATCGAAGCCGGGGCCAGTACCACCCCATGCCGGGACGCCAGTGTCGCATAACGGCGCAACGGCATGTCAGCGATCTCTGCAAATTCAACGCCAGGCTTGGGCTCGGACAGATGCGTGCCCAGAAACTCCGACACCATCTGGCTGTTCCATTGCAGTGCCTTGAGCCGTTCCGCCACCGCCTTGGCCATGCCGGCCGGCAATTGCGCGGGACGCGTCGCGGCGCGCTCGCCGGCATCGGCATAACGGCCGCCGAGGTCTTCGTTGTCTTCCACCGTTTCCGACAACCACGCCAGGAAGTGCCCGGCCAATTCGCGATAAGCGGGCGCGCGGAAACCGATCGAGCAGGTCATGCATTCGCCTTCGGCAATACCATCGTGCGCATATTGCGGCGGCAGGTACAGCATGTCGCCCGGCTCCAGCACCCATTCCTGTTCCGCGCTGAAGTCGGCAAGAATCTTCAGCGGCATGTCGGGAATCAGCTCAAGGCTGGTCTGTGACGAAATGCGCCAGCGGCGCCGGCCCGAGACTTGCAGCAGGAACACGTCATAGGAGTCGAAGTGCGGCCCCACGCCGCCGCCGTCGGTGGCGTAGCTGATCATCACGTCGTCGAGGCGGGCGTCGGGCACGAAGCGGAAGCGGCCCATCAGTTCCGCCGCGGCGGCATCGTGCAGGTTGACGCCCTGTACCAGCAGGGTCCACTGGCGGGTCTTGACGCCGGGCAGGTTTTCGCGCGCAAATGGACCGTGCGCGAGCTTCCAGCGGTTGCGGAAGTGCGTCACCAGGCGCGATTCGACGTCGTCGCGATCGGCGAGATCGAAAAGCGCATCGCGCGACACCGGCGGCACAATTCCCGGCACCGCCTGTCGAATGAGCAAGGGCTTGCGATGCCAGACATCCCGCATGAATGCAGCAGGCGTCATGCCACCAAGCAGGTCGAGCGGAGTGTCTGGATCGACGGGGCCAGGGGGCAGGGCCTGCGCGTATAATGCGGAATCGTTCATGGAGTCAAGAATTGAAAATCGCTAAGAACACGGTGGTGTCCGTGATGTACAAGCTATCGGACGCGCAAGGCAATCTGATCGAGGAGTCAGATGAAGCCATGGTCTATTTGCACGGCGGGTATGATGGCACGTTCCCCAAGATCGAGGAAGCGCTCGACGGCCATGACACCGGCTTCGAGACCCAGCTGCAGCTGGAGCCGGAAGACGCGTTCGGCGACTACGATGCCGACCTGGTGAAGGTGGAGCCGCGCAACCGCTTCCCCGAGCCGCTCGAAGTCGGCATGCAGTTCGAGGGCATGCCCGAGGACGGCGACGAAGAAG
The window above is part of the Cupriavidus taiwanensis LMG 19424 genome. Proteins encoded here:
- a CDS encoding cupin domain-containing protein; translated protein: MNDSALYAQALPPGPVDPDTPLDLLGGMTPAAFMRDVWHRKPLLIRQAVPGIVPPVSRDALFDLADRDDVESRLVTHFRNRWKLAHGPFARENLPGVKTRQWTLLVQGVNLHDAAAAELMGRFRFVPDARLDDVMISYATDGGGVGPHFDSYDVFLLQVSGRRRWRISSQTSLELIPDMPLKILADFSAEQEWVLEPGDMLYLPPQYAHDGIAEGECMTCSIGFRAPAYRELAGHFLAWLSETVEDNEDLGGRYADAGERAATRPAQLPAGMAKAVAERLKALQWNSQMVSEFLGTHLSEPKPGVEFAEIADMPLRRYATLASRHGVVLAPASIALYDRANFFLNGEAYEPPAELMPWLKKLADNRQLSAQEVETCADLPDLMETFHHWTLEGWLQLGPRL
- a CDS encoding FKBP-type peptidyl-prolyl cis-trans isomerase, giving the protein MKIAKNTVVSVMYKLSDAQGNLIEESDEAMVYLHGGYDGTFPKIEEALDGHDTGFETQLQLEPEDAFGDYDADLVKVEPRNRFPEPLEVGMQFEGMPEDGDEEDSVIYTVTDVAEDKVVLDGNHPLAGMALRFWLKVSEVREATAEEVEHGHAHGASGVEVVDEDEDDDTPRTLH